A stretch of Spirosoma oryzicola DNA encodes these proteins:
- a CDS encoding PhoH family protein, with product MVEKVITLDNVSLIDFLGVENHNIKEVAAAFPMSKIISRGNEIRIKGTTPEITRISDILDSLMEHYQKYGKLTHENVQSYISHSGQPTGVNPGQPVLPDDDEVLVYGNRGIVVRAKTDNQKRLVEAAEKHDLVFAIGPAGTGKTYTAVAIAVRALKNKEVKKIIITRPAVEAGENLGFLPGDLKEKIDPYLRPIYDALDDMIPAEKLKFYTENRIIEIAPLAYMRGRTLNNAFILLDEAQNTTPMQMKMFLTRMGPSSKAIITGDRSQIDLPNKQKSGLVESIDILKSIKGISFVELDGRDVVRHRLVREIITAYEKAGQ from the coding sequence TTGGTCGAAAAAGTCATCACCCTCGACAACGTATCGCTCATCGACTTTTTGGGCGTAGAGAACCACAATATTAAAGAAGTGGCTGCTGCGTTCCCGATGAGCAAAATCATCTCGCGCGGTAACGAAATCCGCATTAAAGGCACGACGCCCGAGATTACCCGCATCAGTGATATCCTGGATTCGCTGATGGAGCATTACCAGAAATACGGCAAATTAACCCACGAGAACGTGCAGAGCTACATCAGTCATAGCGGCCAGCCAACGGGCGTTAACCCGGGACAGCCCGTGTTGCCCGACGATGACGAAGTGCTCGTTTACGGGAACCGGGGCATTGTCGTCCGGGCTAAGACGGACAACCAGAAACGCCTGGTCGAAGCCGCTGAGAAACACGATCTCGTATTTGCGATTGGGCCAGCTGGTACGGGTAAAACCTACACCGCTGTGGCTATTGCCGTACGTGCGTTGAAAAATAAAGAGGTAAAGAAAATCATTATTACGCGTCCTGCGGTTGAAGCAGGTGAAAATCTGGGTTTTCTACCGGGCGATCTGAAGGAAAAGATCGATCCGTACCTGCGCCCGATTTATGATGCGCTTGATGACATGATCCCGGCGGAAAAACTAAAGTTTTACACCGAAAACCGGATCATCGAAATCGCACCGCTGGCTTACATGCGTGGTCGGACACTCAACAACGCGTTTATTTTGCTCGACGAAGCGCAGAATACGACGCCGATGCAGATGAAGATGTTCCTGACCCGGATGGGGCCGTCGTCGAAAGCAATCATTACGGGTGACCGCTCACAGATTGACTTGCCCAACAAGCAGAAGTCTGGTTTGGTTGAGTCAATTGACATCCTGAAATCAATAAAAGGAATCTCGTTCGTTGAACTCGACGGTCGTGATGTGGTGCGGCACCGGCTTGTGCGGGAAATTATTACAGCGTATGAAAAAGCAGGGCAATAG
- a CDS encoding M43 family zinc metalloprotease, producing the protein MKKQGNSLKNLLKRTDWLWLAGSFVCLLVATTKAQTVDETSLKRCGTSEYEKRVLQIRNPNRLHQINELNRRILEAEKNGMSGRQAADETVYRIPVVVHVVHGNASGQIGGANNTNISDEQIASQIQVLNEDYRRKEGTNGYNTSAIGADAKIEFFLATADPNGQATNGITRHYYAQKSSFDIFTDDVLLSRIAYWPSDRYLNIWVTTLQNNYLGYTQFPTAADTLKGLPGESDEFVDGSIIDYRYFGRKTGTVTSASYSLGRTATHEIGHWLGLIHTWGDGDGCAEDYVADTPPTKAANQTTQCRTTYSTCFNGVQTRDLTEDYMDYSPDACMNLFTQGQVSRMRAVLQFSPRRAKLIKSLAALPETENLTINVYPNPAVSDPTVDVQLKGFQSFTVDLEDMSGRQVRKLNYTNAPSTRVSVPISGLPTGLYILRVKTEGETTSKRLLVQ; encoded by the coding sequence ATGAAAAAGCAGGGCAATAGCCTGAAAAACCTACTCAAAAGAACCGACTGGCTTTGGCTGGCCGGTTCTTTTGTATGCCTGTTGGTAGCAACGACGAAGGCGCAAACGGTTGATGAAACAAGCCTGAAACGGTGCGGTACCAGCGAATACGAAAAGCGTGTCCTGCAAATTCGTAATCCAAATCGGCTGCATCAGATCAACGAACTCAACCGCCGGATTCTGGAAGCTGAAAAAAACGGCATGTCGGGGCGCCAGGCTGCTGATGAGACCGTTTATCGAATCCCCGTCGTCGTGCATGTTGTACACGGCAATGCGTCTGGTCAAATCGGTGGTGCCAACAATACCAATATTTCCGACGAACAGATCGCTTCGCAGATCCAGGTACTCAACGAAGATTACCGCCGGAAAGAAGGAACCAACGGCTACAACACAAGTGCCATCGGGGCGGATGCAAAGATTGAGTTTTTTCTGGCGACGGCTGACCCGAACGGACAGGCGACCAACGGCATTACCCGGCATTATTACGCGCAAAAATCATCATTCGATATTTTTACGGACGATGTGCTTTTATCGCGGATTGCATACTGGCCCAGCGACCGCTATCTGAACATCTGGGTTACGACATTACAAAATAACTATCTGGGTTATACGCAGTTTCCGACGGCGGCTGATACGTTGAAAGGATTACCCGGTGAGTCCGACGAGTTTGTGGATGGGTCCATCATTGATTATCGGTACTTCGGGCGAAAAACTGGGACGGTGACCAGCGCTAGCTATTCGCTTGGCCGGACGGCAACGCACGAAATTGGCCACTGGCTGGGGCTGATCCACACCTGGGGCGATGGCGATGGATGCGCCGAAGACTACGTAGCAGACACCCCGCCAACCAAAGCTGCTAACCAGACTACCCAATGCCGAACTACGTATTCCACGTGTTTCAACGGTGTACAAACGCGTGATCTGACCGAAGATTACATGGATTACTCGCCTGACGCCTGCATGAATCTGTTCACGCAGGGGCAAGTCAGCCGAATGCGGGCGGTATTGCAGTTCAGTCCTCGGCGGGCCAAGCTCATCAAATCACTTGCTGCATTGCCCGAAACGGAGAACCTGACCATCAACGTTTATCCCAATCCCGCTGTATCCGACCCTACGGTTGATGTGCAGTTGAAGGGTTTTCAGTCGTTTACGGTTGATCTGGAAGACATGAGCGGACGGCAAGTGCGGAAGC